A region of the Paramormyrops kingsleyae isolate MSU_618 chromosome 6, PKINGS_0.4, whole genome shotgun sequence genome:
gggttgggactcaggaggttgccagttcaaatcctttggtcggcagagtgatcccaccattagggccttgagtaaggccctatACCCccattgctccagggactggctgaccctgctgtctcctctatgccagcTGACCTCCTGGGATGTTTTTATagctgaaggaggtcccacgtatatgctgagctctcactGGCCGCTTTACCTTTACTTTACTTTAAACCATTTCTACTGTCTCAGCTCAgatggccaggtcatgtgatataACAggatcactctcctttgtaggtggcTTGTCGTATCCAAACCTTTAACTGGTACTGTATCTCCTAGAACCACACCTTGACCTACCCAGCAGCAGCACCCATGACGCTGAGCTCCACAAGTGCATCTTACAGTGTCCTCTTAATTGACACACTATAACCCTTGAAGCCCAGTGGGAGGAAAACCCTGAAGGCACCAGCAGAGTCCTACAGATGCCCTATGACCAGGACGTTTTCCTGTCTACCTTACCTTGCTACTGAGGGCCTCCTTCAGCTGCCCCTCCAGGCTGCTCTTCAGACCCTGGATACTATCCAGGGCCTGACTCTTCTCCTCCAGAGTGCGCTCCAACTAGAAGAGGTAAACACTGGGCTAACCAACTAGCTTATAAGACCTCACAAAGCAAGACCAAGGGTTTCAGTCAACATGAGGATAGAGAACTTGCACGATCAACGTTCATTAGAAGTTTGTATTGATTACCCATAATACTATCTGCTCTCTGTGACAGCCTATGATATTTCTGACATATCCATCACTCACTTGGTAGCTACTGAACGTTATATTTGGGTGTTGGAGCTCAAAAGAGGTGAAGAAGCAGCTATTTTATAGAGTATGACAGCAGCACCATGTATTCTCAGATGGTTAGCTGATGGTTGCACCCACCTGCTCTTTCTCCACCTTCACTCGCTCCAGCTCAGTCTTCAAACTGGAGAACGATGCTACAGACCAGAAACAGATGTAAATGAAACAGCCATTTGCAACCTACTGCAGCACAATGAATGATAAGACCAAGCATGCATGGAACACAAAGCTAGAATATGATAGTGATGTTATTTGCAGGAAGTCAGTCACGTGTTAGTCATGGTTCATGTGTCCTGCTTTGGTAGAAGTCATCGGGGAATCAGTGAGGCTTCAGCGAACTACAGCTAACTTACATATCAAATCACACATACTTAAACTACCTCTATAGTCATGGGGCTGCAAATGTGTCTTTGTTTTGAAATGGAAGTTGCCACAGCAGGTGACTCTGCTATGGGTGTCACTGTACATAACGGAATGTTACAGCCGGGTCCTGTGCTAAGGTGCTGAAAGCAGGATTCCAGGCAGCTCTAACTCCAGAGATTGGGGCGCAATTGTCTGCTGGCTGCATTTTAGCAGTTAGAGTTCGGATGAGTGACATGTTATAAGCAGACTTGAAAGAGGAGTAAGTGGGCCAAACAGCACCACATGCATGAAATCCTTCACAATCCCCCTATCCAAGCCCCAAGCCCAAGCCCTAACCCCAACCACCTCTATGTCAGAGAAGGTCTCCGTTGCCCAACAGATTAAGTTTGGGTAACATTGGAAAACATCCAGATCACTGAAGTTACAAAAGAAAGCcctaacaacaacaaaaacctGTGTGACTGAGCCACTCGTGCTGCAGAAGGTGACTCAAAGTATctcgacagacagacagaggcacagacagacaaaggCAGAGGAAACCAGTCAGACAGTGAGCATCATACCTTCCAAGATGTCTGAACAATAGGCACCAGACagaagggaggggggagagagagacagcttTTAGAAGGTACAAACCAAAAACACCAAGAGAACTTCATATGGGGAGTCGGTCCTTCTAGTGTGGGATCAATGAGTCACAAAGAACCAGGGAAAGCACCAGAAAAGGCCAGGACATTAAACCCAGGTGGAACCTAATGGGTGGCCAATGGAGGTCATCTCCCACTATCTGTGGCGTGGAACCAGGGCCGGCCTTACCGATCTCCTCCTTGTAGCCCTCAATTTCCAGCTGCAGTGTGTCCTCCAGGTTGTCCTTGAGACACTGCTCAGCTTGGATCTGCTCCTTCAGGAACAGGATCTCAGCCTTGAGCTTCTCCTCCAGGTGGTCGGCGGCGGTACGCGCGGCCACGATGTCCTCCCTGTAGCTCAGCACCAGGGCCTGCAGCTCctgccaaaaagcaaagctgtCGGTCAGGCCTGATGGGATGGAGCAACCCGAGTTCAGTGCTCCTGGCAGGGTCTTCCTCCTGTGCTTAGGGATAGTGGAGCAAACTGCGAATGCTGATGTCATTAAACATGAATGAATATAGGGGTCTGCAGATTACACCAGAAGGTAGGACCACAGCGTTTCTTCAGAAGCTCACAGAAAATAAGCAGGGAATGGTGGCAAAATGTTTATCCTGAGGTCAGAAAGATACACCTTGTGAAGTTAAGATAAACAATGCAATGGGACAGACGGACGGACATACCTGCACTGAGGTGGGCAGCTGAAAGTCCTCCTGTTGCTGCAGTGACAGGTGCATGCGATGTTTTCCCTGCAGACTCTCGTTGTCACGCTGCAGCCGGCTGAGCTCATCAGCGACCTGCTCCCTGGACTGCATGAGTACAGCCTGTGGGGTTTGGTGGGGAGGGGTGCATGGCCTTCCTCAATCAGGGGAAATGCTACTACCCTCAATCACATTAACATCAGCTGGAGCAAACTCTCTATGTAGCTAAGGGCACATCGAGGCATGGACAGAAGGGAAGAATTTCCCCTGGGGATGTTTTACATTGTGGatccccccacacacatggcAAAGCGAATGTTTAGCAGCCCACGCTAACCATCTGTTCCTGGGTGCTCCTCTTGGCTTGGCTAAAGGCCTGCTGTAACGTCACCAGCAGGGTCTCCGTCTCCTGGACCTtctgcatcagtgtggagaCCTGGAGGACGGTGCCAGGTGTCAGCGAGCCAGCATGGCGAGATCAGCAGAATTATACAACTGGGAGTGGGCAAGCAGTGGGGCAGAACTGGCCTTGGTGGCGGTCTCCTCGCCACTCTGCTTCAGCGAGTCCTGCAGCTCCTGCTTCTCAGCCATCGTCCTCTCCAGCTGGTCATTGGCCTGCCGCAGCATCGCCTGGAGCTTTTTCACCTGGAGAGATGCAGACAGGAGCCTTTATTTAGGCACAAGAGGGCCATAAAAGCCTACAGAATGGAGCAGCAAGCAGGACGAGGCCTTAACCACGTCAACCCCAACTAGGGCTGCATATCATCACATTGTGATGTACTTGTGATTGTATGGtgcatgcacaataatcaccagggcttcagataaTGGGCAAAACATTTGTTCAGACGCCAGATTTTCAGTACTATATGGACGTTTGACatccaaaagttagtaatctctACAAATTCATATAAATATATCCTCATATTTATTAACTCTAGCGGAGCGCCGCACGCTACTGTTCTGCTATGTCATGGAAGTCATAAGCACTGaggtggcggtgaagaaagggacagctcaggAGCCGTgacatcttttgaaagaggaaAAATtctggataaacaaggtaaaaaacACCATGTTGTGGCAGTACTTTAAGTCCCAAACctttattaaacataataaGACGTACTACTGATATGCATACCAAATTGTGGGCGTGAGTAAACGTCCATGTAATACTGAAAAGCCGGCATCCAGCCAAAGGTttcgcctgtcatctgaagccctagtgattattgcgcatgcgccaTATTATCGTGAGTACATCGTGAtgtgatatcgtgcagccctaaacccaacactaaccctaaccacctCAAACGCAACCCTATGACCCTGCTCTTACCAGTTCAAACCCTAACCACCTCAAACGCAACCCTACGACCCTGCTCTTACCAGTTCAAACCCTAACCACCTCAAACGCAACCCTACGACCCTGCTCTTACCAGTTCAAACCCTAACCACCTCAAATGCAACCTTACGACCCTGCTCTTACCAGTTCAGTCTCGGAGGCTGATGGTTCAGTTTCTCTCCACAGACAGCGATATAGAGATACAAAGACAGATATAGAGAACATCCTGTTTTGCACCTTCAACCAACATACTTTAAGTTATGATGCAACTCCTTAACCTTTCTGGTATAATGCTATGTAAAAGTCTTAGGGAGTTAAAGCCAATTATTTTAAATTGGGTTTATGATGGTTTATAACTATGATTTTATGTAAAAATGCATCCACTTTTCCATTTCTAAACCTTTCTTTAAggcaccccagtatttgcagttaCCATCCAATACAGTACATACACTCCTGGGCAAAAAACTGCTAATGTTATGCAGATTGGGTTTGGCCCAGGAGTGTATTCATTGACTCGACCCCTATCACACCTTGGAAGGCTAATCAAGGCCTCCTGAGTTCATACACGGATCTGGGGAGTCACAAGGGGTCATATTTGCATTTTGGCAAAATcacactgatttttaaaaaaaaaaaccttttatgTTGATCTGATTTTTATTATAAGCAAATATATACTTACAGCATAGACAAATAACTTTAAACAATTTCCTTTGGCTGCTTAAGACCAAAACCTGTGACTTATCTGTTATACACTACATGGGCTCAGGAGACTATAAACACACCAAAATACTTGTCTCATTaggttcttgttttgtttggaaGATGACGTGTAGCTCTTGCTCCTATGCTGCTTACATTTGTACCGGGGCATTGAAcagaagctcagcctagctgtactTCAGTCAACTTCACTACAGCATGTATGTTGAAATATGCAATTTGCCTCACTTTaatgtcgctttggacaaaagtgcctgctgaataaaaaataaataaatgtagaacCCTTATTTTCTATTCACACTATGTTAACTTAAATTAGTCATACAGCTACAGCATAAAGGAAAGAGCTCAACCAGACAGGACCCAAGCTGGTCCGGACCCGGGCCGGCGGCCCGGACTGACCTGATCCCGTGTGTCCGCCTCCTGGCCTTGAATGACCTGCAGCTGCTTCTCGTAATTGGAGCACATGTCACAGCGGCGGCCCAACTTCCTGCCAGCATTCTTCACCTTAAGACGAGAGGAGAGGAAAACGGAGGGAACGTGTTTCCAGGGTGGTCTGTGCAGGAGATGGGGCACCGCTTGCAAGGGCGACAGAAACTACTCTGGCTGTATTACCACCCAAGGCCCCCGCCTCCGATTAAGAAATGAGCAAAACCACCTATTTCGCCTTCTCAATTACGAGGTCAGTACAACCACACTTTAAGAATATGTCCAAATATACAAATAACTTAGCAAACATTAAGAATTCACACTTCAAACATTAAACTCCGTAAAAGTGAGGACTTCCCATGTACCGTCTACATCATGAGTATGTAACTAGGCCTGTCTATAAACCAAGCCTCACCTCTGAAAGGCCAGCACTGTACTTAATGATGCAGGCTTTTCAGGACCATGAGCATGGACACTCTACTGCAATATTACGCTACTTAACAGGACGTAACTGCAAACTCTTCGTGTTAGGTGTGAGCTAGCAGTGGCAGCGTGTAACTATAGAAACACAACTATGGCAAAAGGAGCTCAACTTCACCACTTCTTTTCAGCTCATGGGACTAATAATAAAGGCGCTCCGTTTTGGTTTAACAGGATGTTTTGCATAGTGGGTGTGATCGTATGTGCTTGGCAAATATGCGTGACGAGTGAGAGTAACTATCTAGAGAAAGAAGTGGTTGCAGATCGAGAGTTAGCTGGAATCAAAACCCACAGAGCTTGCAGAAGAGATCAGACTCCCTAGCCATCACAACGTCTCTGACATCTGTGATCACGCACAAAGCTAGGGATCCACTCAGAATGACACACTCATAAAGAGTAAAATTGCTCGGCTTAATTTAAAAGTCTTTCATACAACAGATGACTTCCTAGAATTAATTATCAAGATGATGGACAGATGCAATATAACAACATGAACAAAATCACCACACTGACACAATACATTTACAGTTACAAATCACGTAACTAAAGAGGGTGGACTACAACATAAACATCATGAAGACtatcaatggggggggggggggcaacactACGAGGATCATCAGTATATGAGTACCCATGTGTGAATGATCCCTTATTGGCAAGGTCTGCATCTTACTCGAGCTGCACCAACAggaaaacacatgcaaatatTCCCTGACACGTCAGCTGAATACTACTGTACAAAGCAGCACCTCAAGATGATGCTTCAGTCTATGAAATTCAACCTCCAAGACACGGTCGTGGTCGCATGCGCGGCAGGCGCTGACCTCCTGCTGCAGCAGGTTCCACTCGGACTCGCTGACCAGCCGGTACCCTGTGGGCGTCAGGTACGACGTATCGGGGGCCTGCGAGATGCTGGACAGCAGTGAGGCTGTCTCCTCTTGCTCCGGCGTCATGGCCTTGATTGCCTTCTCCTGGTCCTTGGTGAGCAAGAAGTGACCCGCCGGCAGGTGAATAGAGCCCAGAGACCCGGCGTCCAGGCCCTCGGGCCCTGTGCACTCTGCCCCCACCAGTGGCCCGAAGTCCGACTCATCCAGGTGGCTGGCCGACTTGGCCTTGTGGTTGTAGCCCAGGCTTCGGCTTGAAAGGGCGCCCCCCGCCGAACCCAGGCTGTCTGTGGACTGAACTCTGCGCAGGCCGTCACGGTAGACGTCTGGACCCTCTGTGGAACTGGCCAAGTCCGCGTCCAGCGAGTGGATGGAGCTGTGGATGCTGTGGTTGGTAAAGGCCTGTGTGGAAGGGGCGGGGCGGGGCCGGGGAGGGTAGGCAGTTCATGGAGTGGAGCATGGGCAGGTGGGCGGAACATGGGGCAGGTGGGCGGAACATGGGGCATGGATTGCCCTGTTTATCAACATCATGCCCTTTCTTAACAGACACACAATTTCCTATCATGATGTGGAAGGGAATAGTATTATTTTGCTTAACTGACAATTTCACCCACATATTTGATACCCTGTGCCGTGCCATAGATTGGTATATTGTCCATGGTGTtgcctgctttgtgccctgtaatggactggcatcccgtccagagtgtcccctgctttgtgccctctgatggactggcattccatccagagtgtcccctgccctgtgccctgtgatgtactggtgtcccatccagggtgtcccctgccttctgccccaTGTCACATCCAAGCGCCCCGTGAACATGACCGTGGACTAACTGCTCTCCGACTACGTAGTCTGTCTGCCAAGCCGCCGTGACGCTATTTTTGTAAGCCTCGTTATCACAGGCGCTATAACCTCGGCCGGCTGAAACCCGAGAGCCCTTGCAAATGCGTTTAAACACCCACGCACTGAAGAACGTGTGAGAGGCGGGTGGATAGGGACCTCACCTCATCCGTGGGCAGCCCATGCAGCGAATCCTCCCCAGGGTCCGTGCATTCGTCCTCCTCCTTCAGGTCTTTGGCCTGGCTGAGGCGCCGTTTCTCATCCTCCTCCTGCATTCAAACAGAGGAAAGCTTTTCAAAAGGAGAAAACAAGAAGCCAAGCCCACCAGACTGATCGTGATGGGAGGACCCCAGCCGCTCACTGCCGCGCTTCAGGACAAGGTTACACCTGGTGAGCAGCGGAACATTAAAACGCATTTATCCGTTAAAATGCGCCATGGATTAGTGGATTATTAATTAACACATCAGGGTCATTTTCCCTTTGAAGATGTAATACTAATTAAGACACATCCAACTATAAACTGTGTGGCTCCGCAGGTTAGGACTCaatggttcaaatcccaaggtcgGCAGAGTAATTTCACCATTGAGTCCCTGAACAAGGTTCTGAACCTCAAAaagctccagggactggctgaccctgtcaTCTCCATTTTATGTTActctggataaaagcatctgctgaacAAATCTACAATAAGCCCCTGCAATAGGTGTGGTAGGAAAGGTAAACATGGCCAGAACAGACCACAGCCTGTCGGACAGTGATTAATAGCATATCAGAATGGGGTGGAAGACATGCAGCAGAAACCAGCAATGAAACATCAACGCTAGAGAGAGTGGTGACTTGATGCTCAGGGGGGTTGGCAGATGCAGCCCAAGAAAGGAGATGAAGAGGAAGGACACCACCTGGAAGAGCCGAGCCGAGGCATGCGGGCAGGTGGCACTCACCTGGTCCCTCCTCTTCATCTCTTCGACCTGCCGCAGTTGCTCGGAGGATAGCACGCTCTCAATCCTCTGCATGTCCCTCATGAGCAGCCTCTGAGACTCCAGGAATTGGTCATTGGCTCGCTGCCACGTGTGCTTCAGCTGGTTGTGCTGCTGCCTCTCCAgctccagcaggtggcacaCTGTGGGGTTTAAGCCCAAAGTGGTAAGAACAGGATGAGCAGTTTGCGGCCCGAGCTGCTCCACAGAAAGCATTAACCCCGGTCACCTTCATGCAGCTCCTTGCGTAGCTTCTCGGCATCTTCCTGGAGCACAGCCTTCTGGGTATTGAGGACCGCCACATACATCTCTAGGTCTGTACGGCAGGACTTCTCTGCCTCAAGCACGTGATTGAGCTCCGACACCTGGAACCCACGGCCACATGACCATCTTGACCCGACATGGAATCACCAGCAGCCCAACACAGACCTTGGCACACCCGCCTACCTTAGAGGCTTCCAGTTCCTTGACCCGCTCCTCCGCCTCCACCAGCTTGGATTTCAGATCTGCTATTTCATGCTCCATTGGCATGACCACAGAACGGAGCTTCTCCGCATCTTCCTGGGCCTGGGGAGACCCTTATGATCAGCATCAACACATTCATCAACAGAGCCCATAGCATCCCTGTTGGCCTTCTCCTCATAAGCGGAGGTCACCTTCTTCATCTCATTCTCTAGGTTCTCCTCCTCTTGGCCCTCAGACAGTCGTCGGCGCAGCTCAGCCATCTCCCTCTCCACGGCCTCGCGGTACTGGTTCCATTGGGCGCGCTCCTGCTCCAGCCTCTGGTGGAACTGAACCTCATACTCCCGCAGTGTATCTGAAACAGAAGGGGGTGTGGCCAGCTGAGGACTCACAGTTCACGACCTTCAAATATGGTTTTCAACTACTCATTTGATGCCTCAGGCAGTATGTCTCAAGTGTCACGAGACTGATCTACCAAGCGGCATTTCAGGGAGCCCACAACCATTACCTTTCATGATGGCCTGTAACGAGGCCACCTCCTCCTGCCACTGCCTCTTCACCTGGTCTATGGCCTCCTGCTTAGTGCTCTCTGACACAGTGGCCACTGCCTTTATGTTCTCCATGTCTGCCTGGGCCTCCTTTAGCCGGACCTTGACCTGGGACAGCTCAGCCTGCGCAGACTCCAGGGAGGCGCCCTGCCGCTTCAGTTCCtctggaggaggagaggaggccCACAGGAAACCCGAAGACAAACATCATACGTCAGTCCAGATTGGGGCATCCACCAGGTCAAAATGCGAGACTGgcaaagtttaaaaaatatctaaagGACAGCTAACAGATCAGCAGAAGAGAGAAAGCAAACAGGGATACAGTCCGAGCCTGGAACCTGGGCAGGAAGGACATGGACCTTACCTTCCTTGGATAAGTAGAGCTCCTTGAACTTGGCGCGCTTTTGGTTGAACTCAGTCTCCAGCTGCTGCTTGCGCTTGGCGTACTCGGCACGCTCCTGCTCGAGGGCAGCAGCACGCTGCTGCAGGCCGCCTGCCAGACAGGAGCAAAGCTGCGGTGTGAGGCCTATGCACACACCCCGTGCCCTGCCCCCGTGCCCATCATCACCATGACCAGCCAACAAAAGACAACCTTTGTCCCAATCCCCCAGGCTCGTGTctgcagggaaatctgcagaaGAAAAATCTCTTGAATAATGAATGGAAACATGAACAGAGTGATTGTAGGGAGGAGGGCTTCAGTAGTCATCTACAGAAAGGTTAACTGTTGCACCAGTCGGCAAATAACACAAATAACGAACATATCAACGATTTATGATGCTGAATGTTTCTGAATGTTCTTCTAAGTGTCAGTGATGTTCCTCAGGCTTTCAACCTGTTTACCATAGCCGATTTTCCCACACATTGTCACAGTgagcacacatgcacacacaatatGGGTGTCAGAAATTCTCCTAAGCAGTTTTTATGGGCCTCTGATGAAAACCAAAGTGaaaatggggagaacatgcaaaatgtgAATTAGAGTCTGCAGGAGGACTCCACGCCCATGGTGGTGCAAGCCTACAGTATTGCCAGCTGAGTCACTGTAACACCCTTTTTCAGTTATTTTCTTTAGAATTCAAACATCCTTCATAAGAAAACTTTATTAGCGCTTTTGTTACATCCACAATGGATCTGAAAATGGGTCAGTGCAACTTGGTT
Encoded here:
- the rabep1 gene encoding rab GTPase-binding effector protein 1 isoform X4, with the translated sequence MAEQASGSALSPQPDGGLQQRAAALEQERAEYAKRKQQLETEFNQKRAKFKELYLSKEEELKRQGASLESAQAELSQVKVRLKEAQADMENIKAVATVSESTKQEAIDQVKRQWQEEVASLQAIMKDTLREYEVQFHQRLEQERAQWNQYREAVEREMAELRRRLSEGQEEENLENEMKKAQEDAEKLRSVVMPMEHEIADLKSKLVEAEERVKELEASKVSELNHVLEAEKSCRTDLEMYVAVLNTQKAVLQEDAEKLRKELHEVCHLLELERQQHNQLKHTWQRANDQFLESQRLLMRDMQRIESVLSSEQLRQVEEMKRRDQEEDEKRRLSQAKDLKEEDECTDPGEDSLHGLPTDEVKNAGRKLGRRCDMCSNYEKQLQVIQGQEADTRDQVKKLQAMLRQANDQLERTMAEKQELQDSLKQSGEETATKVSTLMQKVQETETLLVTLQQAFSQAKRSTQEQMAVLMQSREQVADELSRLQRDNESLQGKHRMHLSLQQQEDFQLPTSVQELQALVLSYREDIVAARTAADHLEEKLKAEILFLKEQIQAEQCLKDNLEDTLQLEIEGYKEEIDILEASFSSLKTELERVKVEKEQLERTLEEKSQALDSIQGLKSSLEGQLKEALSSKSALESQVFDEKDKAQRLQTELDVSEQVQRDFVKLSQTLQVQLERIRQADSLERIRAILNDTNLSDISQLPET
- the rabep1 gene encoding rab GTPase-binding effector protein 1 isoform X2, which translates into the protein MAEQASGSALSPQPDGGLQQRAAALEQERAEYAKRKQQLETEFNQKRAKFKELYLSKEEELKRQGASLESAQAELSQVKVRLKEAQADMENIKAVATVSESTKQEAIDQVKRQWQEEVASLQAIMKDTLREYEVQFHQRLEQERAQWNQYREAVEREMAELRRRLSEGQEEENLENEMKKAQEDAEKLRSVVMPMEHEIADLKSKLVEAEERVKELEASKVSELNHVLEAEKSCRTDLEMYVAVLNTQKAVLQEDAEKLRKELHEVCHLLELERQQHNQLKHTWQRANDQFLESQRLLMRDMQRIESVLSSEQLRQVEEMKRRDQEEDEKRRLSQAKDLKEEDECTDPGEDSLHGLPTDEAFTNHSIHSSIHSLDADLASSTEGPDVYRDGLRRVQSTDSLGSAGGALSSRSLGYNHKAKSASHLDESDFGPLVGAECTGPEGLDAGSLGSIHLPAGHFLLTKDQEKAIKAMTPEQEETASLLSSISQAPDTSYLTPTGYRLVSESEWNLLQQEVKNAGRKLGRRCDMCSNYEKQLQVIQGQEADTRDQVKKLQAMLRQANDQLERTMAEKQELQDSLKQSGEETATKVSTLMQKVQETETLLVTLQQAFSQAKRSTQEQMAVLMQSREQVADELSRLQRDNESLQGKHRMHLSLQQQEDFQLPTSVQELQALVLSYREDIVAARTAADHLEEKLKAEILFLKEQIQAEQCLKDNLEDTLQLEIEGYKEEIASFSSLKTELERVKVEKEQLERTLEEKSQALDSIQGLKSSLEGQLKEALSSKSALESQVFDEKDKAQRLQTELDVSEQVQRDFVKLSQTLQVQLERIRQADSLERIRAILNDTNLSDISQLPET
- the rabep1 gene encoding rab GTPase-binding effector protein 1 isoform X1, with translation MAEQASGSALSPQPDGGLQQRAAALEQERAEYAKRKQQLETEFNQKRAKFKELYLSKEEELKRQGASLESAQAELSQVKVRLKEAQADMENIKAVATVSESTKQEAIDQVKRQWQEEVASLQAIMKDTLREYEVQFHQRLEQERAQWNQYREAVEREMAELRRRLSEGQEEENLENEMKKAQEDAEKLRSVVMPMEHEIADLKSKLVEAEERVKELEASKVSELNHVLEAEKSCRTDLEMYVAVLNTQKAVLQEDAEKLRKELHEVCHLLELERQQHNQLKHTWQRANDQFLESQRLLMRDMQRIESVLSSEQLRQVEEMKRRDQEEDEKRRLSQAKDLKEEDECTDPGEDSLHGLPTDEAFTNHSIHSSIHSLDADLASSTEGPDVYRDGLRRVQSTDSLGSAGGALSSRSLGYNHKAKSASHLDESDFGPLVGAECTGPEGLDAGSLGSIHLPAGHFLLTKDQEKAIKAMTPEQEETASLLSSISQAPDTSYLTPTGYRLVSESEWNLLQQEVKNAGRKLGRRCDMCSNYEKQLQVIQGQEADTRDQVKKLQAMLRQANDQLERTMAEKQELQDSLKQSGEETATKVSTLMQKVQETETLLVTLQQAFSQAKRSTQEQMAVLMQSREQVADELSRLQRDNESLQGKHRMHLSLQQQEDFQLPTSVQELQALVLSYREDIVAARTAADHLEEKLKAEILFLKEQIQAEQCLKDNLEDTLQLEIEGYKEEIDILEASFSSLKTELERVKVEKEQLERTLEEKSQALDSIQGLKSSLEGQLKEALSSKSALESQVFDEKDKAQRLQTELDVSEQVQRDFVKLSQTLQVQLERIRQADSLERIRAILNDTNLSDISQLPET
- the rabep1 gene encoding rab GTPase-binding effector protein 1 isoform X3: MENIKAVATVSESTKQEAIDQVKRQWQEEVASLQAIMKDTLREYEVQFHQRLEQERAQWNQYREAVEREMAELRRRLSEGQEEENLENEMKKAQEDAEKLRSVVMPMEHEIADLKSKLVEAEERVKELEASKVSELNHVLEAEKSCRTDLEMYVAVLNTQKAVLQEDAEKLRKELHEVCHLLELERQQHNQLKHTWQRANDQFLESQRLLMRDMQRIESVLSSEQLRQVEEMKRRDQEEDEKRRLSQAKDLKEEDECTDPGEDSLHGLPTDEAFTNHSIHSSIHSLDADLASSTEGPDVYRDGLRRVQSTDSLGSAGGALSSRSLGYNHKAKSASHLDESDFGPLVGAECTGPEGLDAGSLGSIHLPAGHFLLTKDQEKAIKAMTPEQEETASLLSSISQAPDTSYLTPTGYRLVSESEWNLLQQEVKNAGRKLGRRCDMCSNYEKQLQVIQGQEADTRDQVKKLQAMLRQANDQLERTMAEKQELQDSLKQSGEETATKVSTLMQKVQETETLLVTLQQAFSQAKRSTQEQMAVLMQSREQVADELSRLQRDNESLQGKHRMHLSLQQQEDFQLPTSVQELQALVLSYREDIVAARTAADHLEEKLKAEILFLKEQIQAEQCLKDNLEDTLQLEIEGYKEEIDILEASFSSLKTELERVKVEKEQLERTLEEKSQALDSIQGLKSSLEGQLKEALSSKSALESQVFDEKDKAQRLQTELDVSEQVQRDFVKLSQTLQVQLERIRQADSLERIRAILNDTNLSDISQLPET